From the Thermococcus sp. M39 genome, one window contains:
- a CDS encoding caspase family protein, whose amino-acid sequence MKRFSAILLITIVLLSMPLAFSQPRHKIDFSKPLYAEDVHIGKKITVDYIPRAAARRGGKPSSTTSPAATGILGEPVAGEKYAIVIGIADYPGTSNDLQYTDDDALLVYDTLVNVYGFKPENIILLINMSASFDNIYNAIMTLKSKVTADDEVVFYFSGHGSTGRAADGDNEVIDEAIVVHDGNPDGQILLIWDGQLKAWFEDFPTSRVIFIFDSCYSGGMTDLAADGRIIAMASGEREFSLESAEWGHGQFTYYFFLEGINLGYADVYDHDGDPTTPDVTVEEAFDYAYANCEQQTPVIADLFTNDLLP is encoded by the coding sequence ATGAAGAGATTTTCAGCAATTTTGTTAATAACCATAGTGTTGCTTAGCATGCCATTGGCCTTTTCCCAACCAAGACATAAAATAGACTTCTCAAAGCCCCTTTATGCAGAGGATGTGCACATTGGTAAGAAAATAACAGTTGATTACATCCCCAGAGCCGCCGCAAGAAGAGGTGGTAAGCCAAGCTCAACTACAAGCCCAGCAGCTACTGGCATTTTAGGTGAACCTGTCGCCGGAGAAAAATACGCAATCGTAATTGGAATTGCAGATTATCCAGGCACTTCAAACGACCTGCAGTACACAGATGATGATGCGTTATTAGTCTATGACACCCTTGTCAACGTCTATGGATTCAAGCCAGAGAACATAATCCTCTTGATAAACATGAGTGCCAGCTTTGATAACATCTATAATGCGATTATGACGCTCAAATCAAAGGTAACTGCGGATGATGAAGTGGTCTTCTATTTCAGCGGTCACGGTTCAACTGGTAGAGCAGCCGATGGAGACAACGAAGTAATTGACGAAGCAATCGTAGTTCACGATGGAAATCCTGATGGGCAGATATTGCTCATCTGGGACGGACAGCTCAAGGCATGGTTTGAGGACTTCCCAACAAGCAGAGTGATTTTCATCTTTGACAGCTGCTACTCAGGCGGAATGACTGACCTAGCGGCTGATGGCAGAATAATAGCCATGGCATCTGGAGAAAGAGAGTTCTCACTCGAAAGCGCTGAGTGGGGCCACGGACAGTTCACATACTACTTCTTCCTTGAAGGCATTAACCTTGGCTATGCAGACGTTTATGACCATGATGGAGATCCAACAACCCCAGACGTTACAGTTGAGGAAGCATTTGACTATGCCTATGCAAACTGTGAACAGCAGACACCGGTTATAGCGGATTTATTCACGAATGACTTGTTACCTTAA
- a CDS encoding alpha/beta hydrolase: protein MIYKAKFGAPERGWVVLVHGLGEHSGRYEKLINMLVSEGFATYTFDWPGHGKSKGKRGHATIEQTMEIIDEIIEEIGEKPFLFGHSLGGLTVIRYAQTRPDRIRGVIASSPALARSPKTPIFMVALAKILGAIAQSLTLSNGIDPNLLSRNKEAIRKYIEDELVHDKISAALGRSLFENMEKAHKEAEKIKVPILILVGTEDIITPPEGARKLFEKLTVEDKTLKEFERAYHEIFEDPEWGDEFHKVIIEWLKERA, encoded by the coding sequence ATGATATACAAAGCCAAATTTGGAGCTCCCGAAAGAGGATGGGTTGTTCTTGTTCATGGTCTTGGAGAGCACAGCGGCAGATATGAAAAGCTGATAAACATGCTTGTGAGCGAGGGATTTGCTACCTATACTTTTGACTGGCCCGGACACGGGAAAAGCAAAGGAAAAAGAGGACATGCAACAATTGAACAGACTATGGAAATAATTGACGAGATTATTGAGGAAATTGGGGAGAAGCCATTTCTCTTTGGACACAGCTTAGGTGGATTAACGGTCATCAGATATGCACAAACACGACCAGATAGGATTAGAGGAGTTATAGCTTCTTCACCAGCTCTAGCAAGAAGTCCAAAAACGCCTATCTTTATGGTGGCTTTAGCAAAAATTTTAGGAGCAATTGCACAAAGCTTGACTTTAAGCAATGGAATTGATCCAAATCTATTGTCACGAAACAAAGAGGCTATTAGAAAATATATTGAAGATGAACTCGTGCATGACAAAATTTCAGCAGCTTTGGGGAGGAGTCTGTTTGAAAATATGGAAAAAGCACACAAAGAGGCTGAGAAAATCAAAGTTCCCATACTAATCCTAGTAGGTACTGAAGACATCATAACACCTCCAGAAGGAGCGAGAAAGCTGTTTGAAAAGTTGACAGTTGAGGATAAAACACTCAAAGAGTTCGAAAGAGCATATCATGAGATTTTCGAAGACCCAGAGTGGGGAGATGAGTTCCACAAAGTTATAATCGAGTGGCTAAAAGAGCGTGCATAA
- a CDS encoding DUF5700 domain-containing putative Zn-dependent protease gives MLIDTFPTFLKHWNSTEESWLRYIQEYPELFEKIKWDYERYKMDWREYLKLLTKRNTDELKLAYESLLKVLPEVERKIKILFDVKDYNIVIYVGLENGAGWVTEFMGKPSILFGLEAIAELKWYDKLEGLIAHEFGHLVHWLLRGEDIEKLEDEQIIWLYTEGFAQRIEDLITSRPWHFEEEGWFEWCEEHEKLLKEEFLRRVKKGEALNPFFGSWYQLFGKQFLGYYLGYKFILKLEEKFSLEEIAKLEKEKIKEEILKFLRD, from the coding sequence ATGCTCATTGATACATTTCCGACTTTCCTCAAGCACTGGAATAGCACTGAAGAAAGCTGGTTGAGGTATATTCAAGAGTACCCAGAGCTCTTTGAGAAGATTAAGTGGGACTATGAGCGGTACAAAATGGACTGGAGGGAATATCTAAAGCTCCTCACCAAGAGAAATACCGACGAGCTTAAGCTTGCGTATGAGAGTCTTCTGAAAGTTCTCCCAGAGGTGGAGAGGAAAATTAAGATACTCTTTGACGTCAAAGACTACAACATTGTAATCTATGTTGGTCTTGAGAACGGAGCCGGATGGGTAACCGAATTCATGGGAAAGCCCTCAATTCTTTTCGGCCTTGAAGCTATTGCAGAGCTTAAATGGTATGACAAGCTTGAGGGACTGATTGCTCATGAGTTTGGACACTTAGTCCACTGGCTTTTACGAGGAGAAGACATAGAAAAGCTCGAAGATGAGCAAATAATATGGCTCTACACGGAAGGATTCGCCCAGCGCATTGAAGATTTAATTACTAGCAGACCTTGGCACTTTGAGGAAGAAGGATGGTTCGAGTGGTGCGAAGAACATGAGAAGCTCCTTAAAGAAGAGTTCTTGAGGAGGGTTAAAAAGGGAGAAGCTTTGAATCCATTTTTCGGATCATGGTATCAGCTCTTTGGAAAACAGTTCTTAGGTTACTATCTTGGTTATAAGTTTATCCTAAAGCTTGAAGAAAAGTTTTCCTTAGAAGAGATCGCGAAGCTAGAAAAAGAGAAAATTAAGGAGGAAATATTAAAGTTCCTGCGAGATTAG
- a CDS encoding adenylosuccinate synthetase, producing MPSVIVVGGQWGDEGKGSVIAYLALHDKPDVIARGGVGTNAGHSVFIHGKKYAVRQLPTGFMNREARLLVGAGVLVDPEVFFHELEHLKEFDVAKRVGIDYRCAIIEPHHKELDRTNGYLHGKIGTTGSGCGPANADRVMRKARQAKDVKELEPYLTDVAQEVNDALDEGKLVLVEGTQGFGLSLYFGTYPYVTSKDISASAIASDVGIGPTRVDDVIVVFKSFPTRVGAGPFPTEIPMEEAERMGLVEYGTVTGRRRRVGWFDFEFARYSAKINGATMLAVTMLDKYDKEAFGVTDYDKLPKKAKEFIEEIEDKVGVPVALIKTGPELEHIIDLRENI from the coding sequence ATGCCAAGTGTTATTGTTGTTGGTGGACAATGGGGAGATGAGGGAAAAGGTTCTGTAATTGCCTATCTTGCTCTGCATGATAAACCAGATGTCATTGCACGCGGAGGAGTAGGAACAAACGCAGGACACAGCGTTTTTATACACGGGAAAAAATACGCAGTTAGACAGCTGCCCACGGGTTTTATGAACAGAGAAGCAAGGCTCTTGGTCGGAGCTGGAGTTTTAGTTGACCCAGAGGTTTTCTTCCATGAGCTTGAGCATCTCAAAGAGTTCGATGTTGCCAAGAGGGTTGGCATAGATTATAGGTGTGCAATAATTGAGCCACACCACAAGGAGCTTGATAGAACCAACGGGTATTTGCATGGAAAGATAGGTACGACTGGAAGTGGTTGTGGTCCAGCAAACGCTGACCGCGTAATGAGGAAGGCAAGACAAGCTAAAGACGTTAAGGAGCTTGAGCCTTATTTGACAGACGTTGCTCAGGAAGTAAATGACGCTTTAGATGAAGGAAAGCTTGTTTTAGTTGAAGGAACCCAGGGCTTTGGACTGAGCTTATATTTTGGTACATATCCTTATGTAACTTCAAAAGACATTTCAGCTTCAGCAATAGCAAGCGACGTTGGAATTGGGCCGACAAGGGTTGATGATGTTATAGTTGTCTTCAAGAGCTTTCCAACGAGAGTAGGAGCTGGGCCATTCCCAACAGAAATACCAATGGAAGAGGCGGAGAGAATGGGGTTAGTTGAATATGGCACAGTGACCGGAAGAAGGAGGAGAGTTGGTTGGTTTGACTTTGAGTTTGCAAGATATTCTGCAAAGATTAACGGCGCTACAATGCTTGCGGTCACGATGCTTGACAAATATGACAAAGAAGCCTTTGGCGTAACAGATTACGACAAACTGCCGAAGAAGGCAAAGGAGTTCATAGAGGAGATTGAAGACAAAGTCGGCGTTCCTGTGGCACTGATAAAAACAGGTCCAGAGCTTGAGCATATAATTGATTTGAGAGAAAACATCTAA
- a CDS encoding DUF4932 domain-containing protein — MVVSVKKASLILCFLLLISQTPLIKAEEQPQVVVEVNPNLELFAVVYILAFNGSDEFIIAPQSYVDDVLTYFAPHKDHMAVKSMRQMFPKNLPNYVKDENILNWASSLAVMDYLGDKENLSDFYAELSDFAKESNFIEFYNAHREEYEKALTPIEDIFKELDFIEKLENRSGKKYNEYRVELSYSLFIHLHSRQTVTKAYMIGSVPWSYLDNLRYTGLPNIQAIKDYMFRAFFIHEFAHAFLDSDRLGMSSEYRFIYQKVLEELPFTAYNLDFSTSGAYLNENLVEAFTHYYLAEHYNSTIADYSILKDATHGYVLVWDLAKAFQENISFSQIPEVVGKLVTKNNLSRYFNSKMPVNGFWAANRIYTDKSVIIVYGTQNPDKSGNEYDKETALMLADKLRSAGILVEVKSDKELTNENLRSNLIVIGGPAANELTRSLIEKLAVKFSFNGDWEIVRNFTAVENPISFIFSNGSIKVVKSDAPVPEEYPLGVVQTLRNPWNNEKFIIVIAGVDRYCTRKMLRYFNYNSSYLIKGRSFFEEGFYFQVE; from the coding sequence ATGGTGGTAAGTGTGAAGAAAGCTTCATTAATTTTGTGCTTTCTTCTGCTTATCTCTCAAACACCTCTTATCAAAGCTGAAGAGCAGCCTCAAGTTGTGGTGGAAGTCAACCCCAACCTTGAATTGTTTGCTGTGGTGTATATTCTGGCGTTTAATGGGAGTGATGAGTTTATAATTGCTCCCCAAAGCTATGTTGATGATGTTTTGACGTACTTTGCCCCCCACAAGGATCATATGGCAGTAAAATCAATGCGGCAAATGTTTCCTAAAAATTTGCCCAACTATGTCAAAGATGAAAACATCTTGAACTGGGCAAGCAGTTTAGCTGTTATGGATTATCTTGGAGATAAAGAGAACTTATCAGATTTTTATGCTGAGCTTTCAGACTTTGCCAAGGAAAGCAACTTCATAGAGTTCTATAATGCCCACAGAGAGGAATATGAGAAAGCGCTTACTCCAATTGAGGATATTTTTAAAGAGCTGGACTTTATTGAGAAGCTTGAGAATCGCTCTGGAAAGAAATATAATGAATATCGAGTTGAACTTTCATATTCTCTCTTCATTCACCTTCACTCACGTCAAACGGTGACTAAGGCATACATGATTGGTTCTGTACCTTGGAGTTATTTAGACAATCTGCGTTACACTGGCTTGCCAAACATTCAAGCAATCAAAGACTACATGTTTAGGGCCTTTTTCATCCACGAGTTTGCTCATGCATTTTTGGATTCTGATAGGCTTGGCATGTCATCAGAGTACCGCTTTATCTACCAAAAAGTTTTGGAAGAGCTTCCTTTTACGGCATATAATCTGGATTTTTCCACAAGTGGGGCGTATCTAAACGAAAACTTGGTTGAAGCTTTTACCCATTATTATCTTGCAGAACACTACAACTCTACCATTGCAGATTACTCTATCCTAAAAGATGCGACTCATGGCTATGTTCTTGTTTGGGATTTGGCCAAAGCATTTCAAGAAAACATTTCATTCAGTCAGATACCGGAAGTTGTGGGAAAGCTGGTAACGAAAAACAACCTAAGCAGATACTTTAATTCAAAAATGCCTGTAAATGGGTTTTGGGCAGCGAATAGAATTTACACAGACAAAAGTGTCATTATAGTTTACGGAACGCAGAATCCAGACAAAAGCGGAAATGAATACGATAAAGAGACTGCACTTATGCTTGCTGATAAGTTGAGAAGTGCGGGAATATTGGTTGAAGTTAAGAGTGATAAAGAACTCACAAATGAAAATTTGAGAAGTAATTTAATAGTAATTGGAGGGCCTGCAGCAAATGAGTTAACAAGAAGCTTAATTGAAAAGCTCGCTGTAAAATTTTCTTTTAACGGCGACTGGGAGATTGTAAGAAACTTCACAGCTGTTGAAAATCCAATTTCGTTCATCTTTTCAAACGGTAGCATTAAAGTGGTTAAGTCAGATGCTCCAGTTCCCGAAGAATACCCTTTAGGAGTTGTTCAAACCTTAAGAAATCCATGGAACAACGAGAAGTTCATAATTGTGATTGCTGGCGTTGATAGGTACTGCACAAGAAAAATGCTCCGATATTTTAACTACAACAGTAGCTACCTGATTAAAGGAAGGAGCTTCTTTGAGGAGGGATTTTATTTCCAAGTCGAATAA
- a CDS encoding SDR family oxidoreductase translates to MIKNKLIVVTGGAGFIGSHIAEELSKDNEVVVIDNLYSGKVENVPENVKFIQADIRDYESIADVISQADYVFHEAALVSVVESVEKPILTEEINVLGTLNILRALSEGHGKLIFASSAAVYGDNQNLPLKEDEKPKPLSPYGVTKVSGEYYCKIFYELYGVPTVALRYFNVFGERQGYNQYAGVISIFINRALKNEPLIIFGDGKQTRDFIYVKDVVKANVLVAEKERANGEVFNVARGERTTILELAMKIIDATNSSSSIIFDKPRPGDIKHSQADISKIKKLGFKPDYSLEEGLLRTIEWYRRQKA, encoded by the coding sequence ATGATAAAAAACAAGCTCATTGTGGTTACTGGTGGGGCTGGTTTCATAGGCTCACATATTGCTGAAGAGCTCAGCAAAGACAACGAAGTTGTTGTTATTGACAACCTCTATTCGGGAAAAGTTGAGAATGTGCCAGAAAATGTAAAATTCATCCAAGCTGATATTCGAGATTATGAAAGCATAGCCGACGTGATAAGCCAAGCGGATTACGTCTTTCATGAGGCAGCACTTGTAAGTGTTGTCGAAAGCGTGGAGAAGCCAATTTTAACCGAAGAGATTAATGTTTTGGGAACGCTGAATATCCTAAGAGCTTTAAGCGAAGGACATGGCAAACTTATCTTTGCATCCTCTGCCGCTGTATATGGCGACAATCAAAATCTGCCTCTGAAAGAGGATGAGAAGCCCAAACCCCTATCGCCTTATGGGGTTACAAAGGTCTCTGGAGAGTACTATTGTAAGATATTTTACGAGCTCTATGGAGTCCCAACAGTAGCTTTGAGATATTTCAACGTCTTTGGTGAAAGACAAGGATACAACCAATATGCTGGAGTTATAAGCATCTTCATCAACCGTGCTTTGAAAAATGAGCCGTTGATAATTTTTGGAGACGGAAAACAGACGAGAGATTTCATTTATGTTAAAGATGTTGTTAAAGCAAATGTCTTAGTTGCGGAGAAGGAGAGAGCAAACGGAGAAGTGTTCAATGTTGCTCGTGGTGAGAGAACGACAATCCTTGAGCTGGCTATGAAGATTATTGATGCGACAAATTCCTCGAGCTCAATAATCTTTGATAAACCGAGGCCCGGCGATATAAAACACAGCCAAGCTGATATAAGTAAAATCAAGAAGCTTGGATTTAAACCAGATTACTCTCTTGAGGAAGGGCTTTTGAGAACAATTGAGTGGTATAGGAGGCAAAAAGCATGA
- the pfdA gene encoding prefoldin subunit alpha, translating into MAQNQEQLERLAYEYQLLQAQAQLLAQNLELLTLGMNEFRAVKETLEELKKVEDEKPEILVPVGAGSFLKGMIVDKEHAIVSIGAGYAIEKSLDDAIAYLDARIKEYEDAIKRTQEALQQIEQKLQDLAQKAQKIQQEQAMGFKVPKK; encoded by the coding sequence ATGGCGCAGAATCAGGAGCAACTTGAAAGATTAGCTTATGAATATCAGCTCTTACAAGCTCAAGCTCAGCTTTTAGCTCAAAATTTAGAGCTCTTAACTCTTGGAATGAATGAGTTTAGAGCAGTAAAGGAAACCCTTGAAGAGCTTAAAAAGGTTGAGGACGAGAAGCCCGAGATATTGGTTCCAGTTGGAGCGGGTTCATTTCTCAAGGGCATGATAGTTGACAAAGAGCACGCAATCGTCAGTATTGGAGCCGGATATGCAATTGAAAAGAGCTTAGACGATGCAATTGCCTACTTAGATGCGAGAATTAAGGAATACGAAGACGCAATAAAGAGGACTCAAGAGGCATTACAGCAGATTGAGCAAAAACTCCAAGATTTAGCACAAAAAGCTCAAAAGATACAGCAAGAACAAGCAATGGGGTTTAAGGTTCCTAAAAAGTAA
- a CDS encoding class I SAM-dependent methyltransferase, whose product MIGWLWLERVSKMKLIVKTPWVEVELPQPSGRILDIGGGGEGVIGRTASGEIYILDISEKELEEAKSRGAKGKFIKGDAKKMGFPDEYFDTVTSFFSLMYMRNLREAFRECYRVLRKGGKMHIWDAVIPRCLLYNINVIARSEKEVINARYAVVFPAPQTCEQVESLAKSIGFNVVRKEKHEHWFYLELIKPSTITKKRNRS is encoded by the coding sequence ATGATTGGCTGGCTGTGGCTGGAAAGAGTGAGCAAAATGAAGCTTATAGTCAAAACTCCATGGGTTGAAGTGGAACTACCACAGCCCTCTGGTAGGATTCTCGATATAGGTGGCGGAGGGGAAGGTGTTATTGGAAGGACTGCAAGCGGTGAGATTTACATACTTGACATTTCGGAGAAAGAGCTCGAGGAAGCAAAGAGCAGAGGAGCCAAGGGGAAGTTCATTAAAGGTGACGCGAAGAAAATGGGATTCCCAGACGAATACTTTGACACAGTAACCTCATTCTTCTCGCTTATGTACATGAGGAATTTGCGGGAAGCCTTTAGGGAGTGCTATCGTGTCCTTCGCAAAGGCGGAAAGATGCACATTTGGGATGCAGTAATTCCGAGATGTCTCCTTTACAATATCAATGTGATTGCCCGCTCAGAAAAAGAGGTTATAAATGCAAGGTATGCCGTTGTTTTCCCAGCTCCGCAAACATGTGAGCAGGTCGAGAGTTTAGCAAAGAGTATTGGGTTCAACGTTGTTAGAAAAGAAAAGCATGAGCACTGGTTTTACCTTGAGCTTATCAAACCTTCAACCATAACAAAAAAGAGGAACAGAAGTTAA
- the rpl18a gene encoding 50S ribosomal protein L18Ae → MEVKVYRVKGIFEREGKKQKFTKEYRAVKPEDVVELVYSEIGSKHRVKRTKILIESIEEINPEEAEDPVVRRLSLELA, encoded by the coding sequence ATGGAGGTTAAAGTTTATCGCGTTAAGGGCATTTTCGAAAGAGAAGGGAAAAAGCAAAAATTCACAAAGGAATACAGAGCTGTAAAGCCAGAGGACGTTGTTGAGCTCGTCTATTCCGAAATTGGAAGCAAGCACAGGGTAAAGAGAACAAAAATATTGATTGAGAGCATTGAGGAAATTAACCCCGAGGAAGCCGAAGATCCCGTAGTTAGGAGACTTAGCCTAGAGCTTGCTTAA
- a CDS encoding translation initiation factor IF-6: MHIERLDFENSPYLGVFGVATDKVLLVREGLQEKKLNVLREVLKVPIIETSIMKSRIVGIFAAGNSNAIVVPYYIWDTELERINAALREYGLDIRVEPFLSKLTALGNLILANDKAALVSAKFTREEAKQLEDILGVEVERGVIADFHAVGSVGVVTNKGGLVHPETTEEELEWLRDLFKVDIYLGTANQGVPFVGSCLLANSFGVVVGHLTTGPEIVKIEEALGFLG, translated from the coding sequence ATGCACATAGAAAGACTTGACTTTGAAAATTCCCCCTATCTGGGTGTGTTTGGTGTCGCTACGGATAAAGTTCTCTTGGTTAGAGAGGGCCTTCAAGAAAAGAAGCTCAATGTTTTGAGGGAAGTTCTAAAAGTCCCAATTATTGAAACAAGCATTATGAAGTCTAGAATCGTTGGTATCTTTGCTGCTGGAAACTCAAACGCCATTGTTGTCCCCTATTACATTTGGGATACTGAACTTGAGAGAATCAATGCTGCTTTGAGGGAATATGGCCTTGATATTAGGGTTGAGCCCTTTTTGAGCAAGCTGACGGCTTTAGGCAACTTGATTTTAGCTAATGACAAAGCAGCTCTTGTGAGCGCAAAGTTCACAAGAGAAGAAGCAAAGCAGCTTGAAGACATCCTGGGAGTAGAAGTAGAGCGCGGTGTTATAGCTGATTTCCACGCCGTTGGAAGCGTCGGCGTCGTTACAAACAAAGGTGGCTTAGTTCACCCTGAGACGACTGAAGAAGAACTCGAATGGCTGAGAGATTTGTTCAAAGTTGACATTTATCTTGGCACTGCAAATCAAGGTGTTCCATTCGTTGGTTCCTGTCTGTTGGCTAATTCCTTCGGAGTTGTCGTCGGGCATCTCACAACCGGTCCTGAAATTGTTAAGATTGAAGAAGCACTGGGCTTTTTGGGGTGA
- a CDS encoding 50S ribosomal protein L39e — MARNKPLAKKLRLAKVAKQNRRVPVWVIVKTNRRVITHPKRRYWRRTKLKE; from the coding sequence ATGGCAAGGAACAAGCCTCTTGCAAAGAAGCTTCGCTTGGCGAAGGTTGCTAAGCAGAATAGGAGAGTTCCTGTGTGGGTTATCGTGAAGACAAACAGAAGAGTTATAACTCACCCGAAGAGGAGATACTGGAGAAGAACAAAGCTTAAGGAGTGA
- a CDS encoding asparagine synthase-related protein: MEVYHLYSGGKDSSLAAWILQKLGYEVRLITISFGLLDNWKYAKETADRLGFNHEVVFLDRKVLEKAAEMCIRDGHPSNAIQFIHETALEEIASREEVERISDGTRRDDRVPFLDLRKTRSLEDRFNVQYIRPLLGLGYKTIRELTEKLFIVEIRESEKLEKSDYEVELRHLLRLKGIDPLTIFPKRHYQSRVLGWKKQDL, translated from the coding sequence ATGGAAGTCTATCACCTCTACAGCGGGGGCAAAGATTCCTCATTGGCTGCCTGGATTCTGCAAAAATTAGGTTATGAGGTAAGATTAATCACGATAAGCTTTGGTCTTCTTGATAATTGGAAATATGCAAAGGAAACTGCCGATAGGTTGGGCTTTAACCATGAGGTTGTGTTTTTGGATAGGAAAGTTTTAGAAAAAGCTGCCGAGATGTGCATTAGGGATGGACATCCAAGCAACGCAATCCAGTTTATCCATGAAACAGCTCTCGAAGAGATCGCAAGCCGTGAGGAGGTTGAGAGAATAAGCGACGGCACGAGAAGAGATGATAGAGTTCCTTTTTTGGATTTGAGAAAGACAAGGAGCCTTGAAGATAGGTTTAACGTTCAATATATAAGACCCCTACTTGGGTTAGGCTACAAAACAATAAGAGAGCTTACAGAAAAACTCTTCATTGTTGAAATTAGAGAAAGTGAAAAGCTGGAAAAGAGTGACTATGAAGTTGAATTGAGACACCTTCTGAGGCTTAAGGGAATAGACCCGTTGACAATATTCCCGAAGAGGCACTATCAGTCGAGAGTTCTGGGATGGAAGAAGCAAGATTTATAA
- a CDS encoding YhbY family RNA-binding protein, producing the protein MEKRLPGKVRRAIRAKYYDIQPKAWIGKKGLEESVINEINTQLKKDGILKVEIRKGALIATGMDRKQIAEKVAELTDSELIEVRGKRFILFRPREGWEKYLRKLKLKELSKEKREEKPVKKVKLDIAQFRKKFKKGRG; encoded by the coding sequence ATGGAGAAACGCCTACCTGGAAAGGTGAGGAGAGCTATAAGAGCTAAATATTACGATATTCAGCCCAAAGCGTGGATTGGAAAGAAGGGGTTAGAGGAGAGTGTGATTAACGAAATCAACACTCAGCTCAAGAAAGACGGTATCCTCAAGGTAGAAATAAGGAAGGGAGCGCTTATTGCAACTGGAATGGACAGAAAGCAGATAGCTGAGAAGGTTGCTGAACTCACAGACAGCGAGCTGATTGAAGTGAGAGGCAAAAGATTTATATTATTCCGTCCAAGAGAGGGATGGGAAAAGTATTTAAGGAAGCTTAAGCTTAAGGAACTCTCAAAGGAGAAGCGGGAAGAGAAGCCCGTTAAAAAGGTCAAGCTCGATATTGCTCAATTTAGGAAGAAGTTCAAGAAAGGGAGGGGTTAA
- a CDS encoding 30S ribosomal protein S19e, whose translation MATVYDVPGDLLVERVAQKLKEIPEIKPPEWAPFVKTGRHKERLPEQEDWWYYRVASVLRKVYIDGPVGIERLRTWYGGRKNRGHAPEKFYKGSGSIIRKALQQLEAAGFIEKVPGKGRIVTPKGRSFLDKAATELKKELEEIIPELKKY comes from the coding sequence ATGGCGACAGTTTATGACGTTCCTGGTGATTTGCTCGTTGAGAGGGTTGCTCAAAAGTTGAAGGAGATACCTGAGATCAAGCCACCAGAGTGGGCTCCATTTGTCAAAACAGGAAGACACAAGGAGAGGCTTCCAGAGCAGGAAGACTGGTGGTACTACAGAGTTGCTTCAGTTCTCAGAAAGGTTTACATTGATGGACCTGTTGGAATCGAAAGACTTAGGACTTGGTATGGAGGAAGAAAGAACAGAGGTCATGCTCCAGAAAAATTCTATAAGGGAAGCGGAAGCATAATCAGAAAGGCTCTTCAGCAGTTAGAAGCAGCTGGATTCATTGAAAAGGTTCCAGGTAAGGGAAGGATCGTCACACCTAAGGGAAGAAGCTTCCTTGACAAAGCAGCAACAGAGCTTAAGAAAGAGCTTGAGGAAATTATTCCAGAGCTTAAGAAGTATTGA
- a CDS encoding transglutaminase-like domain-containing protein: MGIAKVIVKLFLIMLIIFGLVYDYKTSALSQRIGEYLEITGITTIDKDYYLKTYGKYLDCSLPYWKQWGPGIIKCDIGPDEIQRIMPVAERVKGRDIMETAWNLHYWLMNNTEYDYDKYMSLEEGTLLPHEFLEKRTGVCRDYAVFNYAIMKALGYKDIYLGHVSLSSTIFGHTVLVFKYKGQYYVLDWWGPQKLDENYARKWRGSLGIVILNDEGKIVDYVGVTQSQMLNNLPKIVLLIVSLLLIGVILKL, translated from the coding sequence ATGGGAATCGCTAAGGTGATAGTTAAGCTATTCTTGATAATGCTAATAATCTTCGGACTCGTTTATGATTACAAAACTAGTGCCCTTTCTCAGAGAATTGGAGAATATCTTGAAATTACTGGTATAACGACCATTGACAAAGATTATTACCTCAAAACTTATGGCAAATACCTTGACTGCTCTCTCCCTTACTGGAAGCAGTGGGGTCCGGGAATAATAAAATGCGACATCGGTCCGGATGAAATTCAGAGAATAATGCCCGTCGCAGAGAGGGTTAAAGGTAGGGACATAATGGAAACAGCTTGGAACCTTCACTACTGGCTTATGAATAACACCGAATACGACTATGACAAGTACATGAGCCTGGAGGAAGGTACGCTTCTTCCTCACGAATTCCTTGAGAAGAGAACAGGTGTATGTAGAGATTACGCAGTTTTTAACTATGCGATAATGAAGGCTCTTGGTTATAAGGATATATACTTGGGACATGTTTCACTTTCCAGCACCATCTTTGGTCATACCGTTCTTGTTTTTAAATACAAAGGTCAGTACTATGTTCTCGATTGGTGGGGTCCTCAGAAACTTGACGAGAATTATGCCCGCAAGTGGCGGGGATCTCTAGGAATTGTAATCTTAAATGATGAAGGAAAAATCGTTGATTATGTTGGGGTAACCCAGTCTCAGATGCTGAACAATTTACCAAAAATAGTACTGTTAATTGTCAGCCTTTTGCTTATAGGAGTAATTCTGAAGCTGTGA